One stretch of Streptococcus australis DNA includes these proteins:
- the gla gene encoding aquaglyceroporin Gla, whose protein sequence is MDFTWAIKYATEFLGTAILIILGNGAVANVELKGTKGHQSGWLVIAVGYGMGVMIPALMFGNVSGNHINPAFTLGLAVSGLFPWAQVVPYIIAQVLGAIFGQALVVATHRPYYLKTENPNNILGTFSTISNVDQGTKESHFAASVNGFINEFVGSFVLFFAALGMTKNYFGAEVLQYMKQMATQAGQTVDLTEMAVKAQVAPHTAAGLSVAHLALGFLVMALVTSLGGPTGPGLNPARDFGPRLLHAVLPKSVLGQHKGDSKWWYAWVPVVAPIAAGIAAVALFKLLYL, encoded by the coding sequence ATGGATTTTACATGGGCTATTAAATATGCCACTGAATTCTTGGGAACTGCTATTTTGATCATTCTTGGTAATGGTGCAGTTGCTAACGTTGAACTTAAAGGTACGAAAGGTCACCAAAGTGGCTGGCTCGTTATCGCTGTTGGTTATGGTATGGGGGTTATGATTCCGGCCTTGATGTTTGGTAATGTATCTGGTAACCACATCAACCCAGCATTCACTCTTGGTCTTGCAGTTAGTGGACTTTTCCCTTGGGCTCAAGTAGTGCCATACATTATCGCACAAGTTTTGGGAGCAATCTTTGGACAAGCTTTGGTTGTTGCAACTCATCGTCCTTACTACTTGAAAACAGAAAATCCAAATAATATCTTGGGAACTTTCTCAACTATTTCAAATGTTGACCAAGGAACAAAAGAATCACACTTTGCAGCATCTGTTAACGGTTTTATCAACGAGTTTGTTGGTTCATTCGTTCTCTTCTTTGCAGCACTAGGTATGACAAAGAACTACTTTGGTGCTGAGGTTCTTCAATACATGAAACAAATGGCTACTCAGGCTGGTCAAACAGTTGATTTAACTGAAATGGCAGTGAAAGCTCAAGTAGCACCTCACACAGCTGCTGGACTTTCAGTCGCTCACTTGGCCCTTGGTTTCCTAGTGATGGCCTTGGTAACATCTCTTGGTGGTCCTACAGGACCTGGTTTGAACCCTGCTCGTGACTTTGGACCACGTCTCCTTCACGCTGTTCTTCCAAAATCAGTTCTTGGTCAACACAAGGGTGATTCAAAATGGTGGTATGCATGGGTACCAGTTGTAGCTCCAATCGCAGCGGGTATTGCAGCAGTAGCACTATTCAAACTACTTTACCTATAA
- a CDS encoding TRZ/ATZ family protein codes for MKVFQHVNIVTCDQDFHVHLDGILAVKDSKIVSVGQEKQEILEQAEQIIDYQGAWIMPGLVNCHTHSAMTGLRGIRDDSNLHEWLNDYIWPAEAGFTPDITTKAVKQALTEMLQSGTTTFNDMYNPNGVDIKQIYQAVKASKMRCYFSPTLFSSEAETTDETISRTRAIIEEILEYKNPNFKVMVAPHSPYSCSKDLLQASLDLAKELNIPLHIHVAETKEESGIILKRYGKRPLAFLEELGYLDHPSVFAHGVELNEREIELLATSQVAIAHNPISNLKLASGIAPIIQLQKAGVAVGIATDSVASNNNLDMFEEGRTAALLQKMKSGDASQFSIETALKALTIEGAKVLGVQEQIGSLEVGKQADFLVIQPQGKIHLQPQENMLSHLVYAVKSSDVDDVYIAGEQVVKQGQVLTVEI; via the coding sequence ATGAAAGTCTTTCAGCATGTAAATATCGTGACTTGTGACCAAGATTTCCATGTCCATCTGGATGGTATCTTGGCTGTTAAGGATTCTAAAATCGTCTCTGTCGGTCAAGAGAAGCAAGAGATTTTAGAGCAAGCTGAGCAGATTATAGACTATCAGGGGGCCTGGATTATGCCTGGTTTGGTCAATTGCCATACCCATTCAGCTATGACAGGCTTACGCGGAATCCGAGATGATAGCAATCTCCATGAATGGCTCAATGACTATATCTGGCCTGCAGAAGCAGGATTTACGCCCGACATAACTACCAAGGCGGTCAAGCAGGCTCTGACAGAGATGCTTCAGTCAGGAACAACAACCTTCAACGATATGTATAATCCCAATGGTGTGGATATCAAGCAAATTTATCAGGCAGTGAAAGCTTCCAAGATGCGTTGTTATTTCTCACCGACCCTCTTTTCTTCCGAGGCGGAGACTACTGATGAGACCATAAGTAGAACACGTGCCATCATCGAGGAAATCTTAGAATATAAAAATCCAAATTTCAAGGTTATGGTAGCACCACATTCTCCCTACAGCTGTAGTAAAGATTTGCTGCAAGCGAGTTTGGATTTGGCAAAAGAGCTAAACATTCCTCTCCATATCCATGTTGCGGAGACCAAGGAGGAGTCAGGAATTATCCTGAAACGATACGGCAAACGCCCCCTTGCCTTTCTTGAAGAACTGGGTTACTTAGACCATCCCTCTGTCTTTGCTCACGGGGTAGAATTAAACGAGCGAGAAATTGAACTCTTGGCGACTTCTCAAGTGGCTATCGCTCACAATCCTATCAGCAATCTCAAACTAGCTTCGGGAATTGCTCCAATCATCCAACTCCAAAAAGCAGGAGTGGCAGTTGGTATTGCTACTGATTCAGTTGCTTCCAACAACAACCTTGATATGTTTGAGGAAGGACGAACAGCAGCTCTCTTACAGAAAATGAAGAGTGGAGATGCCAGCCAGTTTTCAATCGAAACGGCCCTCAAGGCATTGACGATAGAAGGAGCTAAGGTCCTCGGTGTGCAAGAACAGATAGGAAGTCTGGAAGTTGGCAAGCAAGCAGATTTTCTGGTCATCCAACCACAAGGGAAAATCCATCTCCAACCTCAGGAAAATATGCTATCTCACCTCGTTTATGCAGTCAAATCCAGTGATGTTGATGATGTCTATATTGCTGGAGAACAGGTTGTCAAGCAAGGACAAGTTTTGACAGTAGAGATTTAA
- a CDS encoding ABC transporter ATP-binding protein, whose protein sequence is MRRQTANQTLTRLAKDLARHPFLLFLAFLGTIAQVGLSIYLPILIGQVIDQVLVTGSSPVFWQIFIQMVLVVIGNTLVQWVNPLLYNRLIFSYTRDLRERIIHKLHRLPIAFVDRQGSGEMVSRVTTDIEQLAAGLTMIFNQFFIGVLMILVSILAMLQIHLLMTLLVLLLTPLSMVISRFIAKRSYHLFQKQTETRGIQTQLIEESLSQQTIIQSFNAQEEFIQRLHEANDNYSSYSQSAIFYSSTVNPSTRFVNALIYALLAGVGAYRIMMGSTLTIGRLVTFLNYVQQYTKPFNDISSVLAELQSALACAERVYAVLESPEVAETGKEVLTSDQVKGAISFKQVSFGYHPEKILIKDLSIDIPAGSKVAIVGPTGAGKSTLINLLMRFYPINSGDILLDGRSIYDYTRASLRQQFGMVLQETWLKQGTIHDNIAFGNPKASREQVIAAAKAANADFFIQQLPQGYDTKLENAGESLSVGQSQLLTIARVFLAIPKILILDEATSSIDTRTEVLVQDAFAKLMKGRTSFIIAHRLSTIQDADLILVLVDGDIVEHGNHQDLMARKGKYYQMQKAAVFSSE, encoded by the coding sequence ATGAGACGACAAACTGCAAACCAGACGCTCACACGTTTGGCTAAAGACCTTGCAAGACATCCTTTCCTCCTTTTCCTAGCCTTTCTAGGAACGATTGCCCAGGTTGGCTTATCAATCTACCTACCTATTCTAATTGGGCAGGTCATTGACCAGGTCCTAGTGACGGGCTCTTCACCAGTTTTTTGGCAGATTTTCATTCAGATGGTATTGGTGGTCATAGGAAATACCCTAGTACAATGGGTAAATCCTCTTCTTTATAATCGCCTAATTTTCTCTTATACCAGAGACTTGCGAGAGCGAATTATCCATAAGCTCCATCGTCTACCGATTGCCTTTGTGGATAGGCAGGGTAGTGGGGAGATGGTTAGTCGTGTAACCACGGACATCGAACAGTTGGCAGCTGGCTTGACCATGATTTTTAACCAATTTTTCATTGGTGTCTTGATGATTTTGGTTAGTATTTTAGCCATGCTCCAAATTCATCTCCTCATGACCCTCTTGGTCTTGCTGTTGACGCCCCTATCCATGGTGATTTCACGCTTTATTGCCAAACGCTCCTATCATCTCTTCCAGAAACAAACAGAGACTAGAGGAATTCAGACCCAGTTGATAGAAGAATCGCTTAGCCAGCAGACTATTATCCAGTCCTTTAATGCTCAAGAAGAGTTTATCCAAAGATTGCATGAGGCTAATGATAACTACTCAAGCTATTCTCAGTCAGCCATCTTTTATTCTTCAACGGTTAATCCTTCGACTCGCTTTGTCAATGCGCTCATTTATGCCCTTCTAGCTGGGGTAGGAGCTTATCGCATTATGATGGGATCCACCTTGACCATTGGCCGTTTGGTGACTTTTTTGAACTATGTTCAGCAGTATACCAAACCCTTTAACGATATTTCCTCAGTTCTAGCCGAATTGCAAAGCGCCTTGGCTTGTGCAGAACGTGTCTATGCTGTCTTAGAAAGTCCTGAGGTGGCTGAAACAGGCAAGGAAGTCTTGACTAGTGACCAAGTCAAGGGAGCTATTTCCTTTAAACAGGTCTCTTTTGGCTACCATCCTGAAAAGATTTTGATTAAGGATTTATCGATTGATATTCCAGCTGGTAGCAAGGTGGCCATCGTTGGTCCGACAGGTGCTGGCAAATCAACCCTCATCAATCTCCTCATGCGTTTTTATCCCATTAACTCGGGAGATATCTTGCTAGACGGAAGATCCATTTATGACTATACCCGAGCGTCATTGAGACAGCAGTTTGGCATGGTGCTTCAAGAAACTTGGCTCAAGCAAGGGACCATTCATGACAATATTGCCTTTGGCAATCCTAAAGCCAGTCGAGAGCAAGTCATTGCTGCTGCAAAAGCAGCCAATGCAGACTTTTTCATCCAACAGTTGCCACAAGGCTATGATACCAAGCTTGAAAATGCGGGTGAATCCCTCTCTGTCGGTCAATCCCAGCTCTTGACCATTGCCCGAGTCTTTCTGGCTATTCCCAAGATTCTCATCCTAGATGAGGCGACTTCCTCTATCGATACGCGGACAGAAGTGCTGGTCCAGGATGCCTTTGCTAAACTCATGAAGGGGCGAACAAGCTTTATCATTGCCCACCGCTTGTCTACCATTCAGGATGCGGATCTGATTCTAGTCTTGGTGGATGGTGACATCGTGGAGCATGGCAATCATCAGGATCTCATGGCTAGAAAAGGCAAGTATTACCAAATGCAAAAGGCTGCGGTTTTTAGCTCTGAATAA
- a CDS encoding ABC transporter ATP-binding protein, giving the protein MKHLLSYFKPYIKESILAPLFKLLEAVFELLVPMVIAGIVDQSLPQGDQGHLWMQIGLLLIFAVIGVFVALIAQFYSAKAAVGFAKELTDDLYRHILSLPKDSRDRLTTSSLVTRLTSDTYQIQTGINQFLRLFLRAPIIVFGAIFMAYRISADLTFWFLVMVVILTIVIVGLSRLVNPLYGNLRTKTDQLVQETRQQLQGMRVIRAFGQEKRELQIFQTLNQVYSSLQEKTGFWSSLLTPLTYLIVNGTLLVIIWQGYISIQGGLLSQGALIALINYLLQILVELVKLAMLINSLNQSYISAKRIEEVFAESPEDIYSELEQKQATSNQVLQVQELTFTYPDAGQPSLRDISFNMKQEQILGIIGGTGSGKSSLVQVLLGLYPVDKGSIDLYRDGCSPLNLEQWRSWIAYVPQKVELFKGTIRSNLTLGLDQEVTDQELWQALEIAQAKDFVSDKEGLLDALVETGGRNFSGGQKQRLSIARAVLRRTPFLILDDATSALDTITESKLLKAIRENLPHTSLILISQRTSTLQMADQILLLEKGELLAIGKHEDLMKSSQVYREINASQHGKED; this is encoded by the coding sequence ATGAAACACTTACTATCTTACTTCAAACCCTACATCAAAGAATCCATTTTAGCCCCTTTGTTCAAGTTACTAGAAGCTGTTTTTGAGCTCTTAGTTCCCATGGTGATAGCTGGGATTGTTGACCAATCTTTGCCTCAGGGAGATCAAGGACATCTCTGGATGCAGATTGGCCTGCTCCTTATCTTTGCAGTGATTGGCGTTTTCGTAGCCTTGATAGCCCAGTTTTACTCAGCTAAGGCAGCGGTTGGGTTTGCCAAAGAACTAACAGACGACCTCTATCGTCATATTCTTTCCTTGCCCAAGGACAGCAGAGATCGTTTGACAACTTCGAGCTTGGTCACTCGCTTGACTTCAGACACTTACCAGATACAGACTGGTATCAATCAATTCCTGCGCCTCTTTTTGCGAGCGCCTATTATCGTTTTTGGGGCTATCTTTATGGCTTATCGCATCTCGGCTGATCTGACTTTCTGGTTTTTAGTTATGGTTGTCATTTTGACGATTGTCATTGTCGGTCTCTCTCGTCTGGTCAATCCTCTCTACGGTAATCTTAGAACGAAAACGGATCAACTGGTTCAGGAAACTCGCCAGCAATTGCAAGGGATGCGGGTTATTCGTGCCTTTGGGCAAGAAAAACGAGAGTTACAGATTTTTCAAACCCTTAACCAAGTCTATTCCAGTTTGCAAGAAAAGACGGGTTTCTGGTCTAGTTTATTAACACCTCTAACCTATCTGATTGTGAATGGGACTCTCCTTGTTATCATCTGGCAGGGTTATATTTCAATTCAAGGAGGTTTACTCAGTCAAGGTGCTCTCATTGCCCTTATCAACTACCTCTTGCAGATCTTGGTGGAATTGGTCAAACTAGCTATGCTGATAAATTCCCTCAATCAGTCCTATATCTCAGCTAAGCGAATCGAGGAAGTCTTTGCAGAATCTCCCGAAGACATCTATTCAGAGTTAGAACAAAAGCAAGCTACCAGTAATCAGGTTTTACAAGTCCAAGAATTGACTTTTACCTATCCTGATGCGGGCCAACCCTCTCTGAGAGATATTTCCTTTAATATGAAGCAGGAGCAAATTCTTGGTATCATCGGGGGAACGGGTTCTGGTAAATCAAGCTTAGTGCAAGTCTTACTTGGACTTTATCCAGTAGATAAGGGAAGTATTGACCTTTATCGAGATGGATGTAGTCCTCTTAATTTGGAGCAGTGGCGGTCTTGGATTGCCTATGTGCCCCAAAAAGTAGAACTCTTTAAGGGAACTATTCGTTCCAACTTGACTTTAGGTTTGGATCAAGAAGTAACTGACCAAGAACTCTGGCAGGCCTTGGAAATTGCGCAAGCTAAGGATTTTGTCAGTGACAAGGAAGGACTCTTAGATGCCCTAGTTGAGACAGGAGGGCGGAATTTCTCAGGTGGACAAAAACAAAGACTGTCTATCGCTCGAGCAGTCTTGCGTCGAACTCCGTTTCTCATCCTAGATGATGCAACCTCGGCCCTTGACACCATTACCGAGTCCAAGCTCTTGAAAGCTATCCGCGAAAACTTACCGCATACGAGTTTAATCTTGATCTCTCAACGAACCTCGACTTTACAGATGGCTGACCAGATTCTCCTCTTGGAAAAAGGTGAGCTCCTAGCTATCGGCAAGCACGAGGACTTGATGAAGTCCAGTCAAGTCTATCGTGAAATCAATGCATCCCAACATGGAAAGGAGGACTAG
- the msrB gene encoding peptide-methionine (R)-S-oxide reductase MsrB, producing the protein MAEIYLAGGCFWGLEEYFSRISGVLATSVGYANGQVETTNYQLLKETDHAETVQVIYDEKAVSLREILLYYFRVIDPLSINQQGNDRGRQYRTGIYYQDEADLPAIYTVVQEQERMLGRKIAVEVEKLRHYILAEDYHQDYLKKNPSGYCHIDVTDAEKPLIDASHYEKPSQEVLRKSLSEESYHVTQEAATEAPFTNAYDQTFEEGIYVDITTGEPLFFAKDKFASGCGWPSFSRPISKELIHYYKDMSHGMDRIEVRSRSGNAHLGHVFTDGPQELGGLRYCINSASLRFVAKDEMEEAGYGYLLPYLNK; encoded by the coding sequence ATGGCAGAAATTTATCTAGCAGGTGGTTGTTTTTGGGGCCTAGAGGAATATTTTTCACGCATTTCTGGAGTGCTAGCAACCAGTGTTGGCTACGCTAATGGGCAAGTCGAAACGACCAATTATCAGCTGCTCAAGGAAACAGATCATGCAGAAACGGTTCAAGTGATTTACGATGAGAAGGCAGTGTCACTCAGAGAGATTTTACTCTATTATTTCCGAGTCATTGACCCTTTATCTATCAACCAGCAAGGGAATGACCGTGGTCGCCAATATCGTACTGGGATTTATTACCAAGATGAAGCAGATCTGCCAGCTATCTATACAGTGGTGCAGGAGCAGGAGCGCATGCTGGGTCGAAAGATTGCAGTAGAAGTGGAGAAACTTCGCCACTACATTCTGGCTGAAGACTATCACCAAGACTATCTCAAGAAGAATCCTTCGGGGTATTGTCATATCGATGTGACCGATGCTGAGAAGCCATTGATTGATGCCTCTCACTATGAAAAACCTAGTCAAGAAGTGTTAAGGAAAAGTTTGTCTGAAGAGTCTTACCATGTCACCCAAGAAGCTGCTACAGAGGCTCCATTTACCAATGCCTATGACCAAACCTTTGAAGAAGGGATTTATGTAGACATTACAACGGGTGAGCCTCTCTTTTTCGCCAAGGATAAGTTTGCCTCAGGATGTGGTTGGCCGAGCTTTAGCCGTCCGATTTCTAAGGAATTGATTCATTATTACAAGGACATGAGCCATGGAATGGATCGAATCGAAGTTCGTTCTCGGTCAGGTAATGCCCACTTGGGCCATGTTTTCACAGATGGACCGCAGGAGTTAGGTGGTCTCCGTTACTGTATCAATTCTGCCTCCTTGCGTTTTGTGGCCAAGGATGAGATGGAAGAGGCAGGATACGGCTATCTATTGCCTTACTTAAATAAATAA